CGCCAGCGTGTCGACGTTCGCCGCCATCGTCTTGGTGCGCCCGCCGGCGGTCCGCCGCCTCAGCGCGAACCGGCGCGGGTGGACCCCGTCCACGACGACCCGGCCTTCGCCCATCACGCGGGCCTCCACCAGATCGCCCGGGACCGGCATTTCGTAGCGCGCCGCCTTGCGCAGCGAAGCCGGCCGCGGCTCGCTCTCGTCTTCGGCCACGATCCACGCCGCGTTGCGCCCGACCGCGATGACGCGCGCGCGGCGGAGTCCGTCCGCGCTCACGCGAACGTCATCGCGACCGTGATCGTCAGCCGCACCGTTGAACTTGCCGACCCGCTCGCCCGCGCGAACGTGATCGACGCCTTGTGCGGCCCCGGCGCGCCGGCCGGCGTCACCGAGGTCGCCGAGTCCGGCACGGCGGTGACCGTGCGCTTCGACGACGCCGTGAGCGCCGCCGAGCTCGTCGACGACCTGATCGCGATCGAGTCGCTCTTCGTGCCGGCGAAGTTCATGCGCGACCTGGCGGTCGACGAAGCGGCGGCGATCGCGGCCGCCGGCCTGGGCGACCCGGAGCTCAACGCGACGCGCGTCATCGAAACGTATCTCAACGAGCCGCGCCCATGACGTGGCCGCACATCGCGCTTCATTTCACGCCGGTCGACGCGATCGACATCCTCGCGACGTCGGTTCTCACGTACTATTTGCTGCTCCTCATCCGCGGCACGCGCGCGGTGCAGATCATGCTCGGGCTGTTCGTGCTGATCGTCATCCTCGCCGTCTCGAACTTGCTGCACCTGCTCGTGCTCGCCACGCTGATGCAGTACCTCCTGCTCGGAACCGCGGTCGGTCTGCCGATCGTGTTTCAGCCGGAGCTCCGGCGCGGCCTGGAACAGCTCGGCCGCGGGCGGCTCTTCGTGCGCGACCGCCGCGCCGAGGACGAGATCGCCGCCGAGCAGATCCGCATCGTCTCGCGCGCCGGGTTCGTTCTCGCGCGGCAAAAAATCGGCGCGCTGATCGTCATCGAGCAGCAGACCGGGATGCGCGAGTACGTCGAGAGCGGCACGGCGCTCGACGCGCGGCTCTCGCTCGACCTGCTGCTCGCGATCTTCAACAAGACCTCGCCGCTGCACGACGGCGCGGTGATCGTGCGCGACCTGCTGATCGAAGGCGCAGCGTGCTTTCTCCCGCTCAGCGACAACACGATCGCCGTCGACCGCCACGTCGGAACGCGCCATCGCGCCGCGGTCGGGCTCACCGAGCAGGCCGACGCGGTGGTGGTCGTCGTCAGCGAAGAGAGCGGCTTGATCTCGGTCGCGCGGGCCGGCCGGCTCTCGGTGCCGATCGACGACGAAGAGCGGCTGCGCCGCGTGTTGGCGGCGTGTCTGCGCCCGACGCGCCGCCGCGCCCAGGCCGAGGGCGGCATCCTGGCCAATCTGCTGCCTCGGATTCCGCGTGCTGCTCAACCTCCTCAGGAACAACTTCGGACTTAAGGTCCTGGCCGTTTGCCTCGCGCTCGCAGCGTGGGGCTATTTCCATTTGGCCGCCGCGCCCGGGACGCTGGCGCGGTTCGACCAGACGCTCGAGGTGCCGATCGTGGTGACCGGCTTGAAGACCGGCTATCAAGCGCGCTACGCCGAGAAGGTCGCGACCGTCGTGATCGAGGTGCCGCGTAGCGGGCAGACCGTCAAGCCCGATCAGGTGCAGGCGGTGCTCGACGTGAGCGATCTCGTCGAGCCCGGCTTCCACAACGTGCCGGTGAAGATCGTCTCGCCGGAGCTCGCCATCAAGTCGCTCTCGCCCGCCTCGGTGACGCTCTCGCTCGACCGCTTGGAGTCGCACATCGTCCCGGTCAGCATCGACTACGCCGGCGAACGGCGCGGGATCGTCGTCGACTCGGCGCAAGTGACGCCCGCGAACACGACGATCCGCGGCGTCGCCGCCGACCTTGCGCGCGTCAGCGGCGTGCGCGTCGAGATTCCGATTCCCGACAAACCGCAACAGTTCGACAACATGCTCCGCCCGACGCCGACCGGGGCGCGCGGCGAAGAGATCGGCAATGTCCAGGTTTCGCCGAACCTCGTCCGCGTGCGCGCAAGATTCATCTCCACTACCGGCCAGCGGGCGAAATAGCGCGATGGGCAAGTACTTCGGGACCGATGGTGTGCGCGGCGTGGCGAATGCGGACTTGACGCCGGAGCTCGCGTACGCGATCGGGCGCGCGGGCGCGGCGCTGATCGCGCGCGACCAGTCGCTCGAGCGGCCGATCGTGGTCGGCCGCGACACGCGGCTTTCGGGTCCGATGCTCGAGGGCGCGATCGTCGCCGGGATCACCTCGACCGGCCGCAACGTCGTGCAGCTCGGGATCGTGCCGACGCCGGCCGTCGCCGCGATCACCGCGAGCATCGAAGCCGCCGCCGGCGTGATGATCTCCGCCTCGCACAACCCGATCGAGGACAACGGGATCAAGTTCTTCGGCGCCGACGGTTTCAAGCTGAGCGACGCGGTGGAGACCGAGATCGAGTCGCTGATCGAGACGCACGCCGAGCTGCCGCGCCCGACCGGGCTCGACGTCGGGATCGTCACCCAGACGCGCGGCCTGATCGACAACTACTTCGCCAAGCTGGTGGACGCGGGTGCCGACCTGCGCGGCTGGACGATCGTCGTCGACGGCGCGTTCGGCGCCGCATACCTGGTCGGCCCGAAGATCTTCGAGCGCCTCGGCGCGCGCGTGATCGCGCTGCACTGCGAGGACGACGGAAGCCGCATCAACGTGGACTGCGGAGCGACGAACCTGCGCGCGCTGCAGGAGCGCGTGCGCGAGGAGATCGCGCGCACGACCGGCCCGGTCGCCGGCGTCGCGTTCGACGGCGACGCCGACCGCGCGCTGTTCGTCGACGAGACCGGCGAGGTCCTGAACGGCGACCACGCGATGCTGATCGTCGCGCGCGATCTCGACGCGCGCGGCGAGCTGCCGGGCGACACGGTCGTCGGCACGGTGATGGCCAACATGGGCTTCGAAAAAGCGCTCGAGCGCGAAGGAATCCGTTTGGTGCGCGCGGCGGTCGGCGACCGCTACGTGCTGGAAGCGATGCGCGCGGGCGGCTACCGCTTCGGCGGCGAGCAGTCGGGACACCTCATCGACTTGCAGCGCGGCACGACGGGCGACGGGCCGATGAGCGCGGTCGCATTGTTTTCGATCGCCGCGCGCACGCAGCGCTCGCTGCACGAGCTCGCCGCGGGGCTCGCCGTCTATCCGCAAGTTCTGCTGAACGTGCGCGTCGCCGACAAGTCGATCGCCGATCATCCGACCGTGCGCGACGCCGTCGCAAGCGCGGAGCGCGAGCTCGCAAGCGACGGGCGCATTCTGGTGCGCCCGTCGGGAACCGAGCCGCTCGTGCGCGTGATGGTCGAAGCCGGCGACGCGGCGCGCACGCGGGCGCTCGCCGAGTCGGTCGCCGCCGCGATCCGGGGAGCCGCCGGCGGCGTATAAAGGTCCGGGGCCTCCCAGCCGATCTTTACGATACGGCCGTGGGGCGGGAAGGAGATGGCGGCTCAAAACGCCTATCCCCCACGCCGTGGCCCCCAGGAATGGGGGCGCCGGCCTGGTGTAGTGCTTATCGCTCCATCGGGATTCGAATTTACCTGCTAGCGATCACGGAGTCCGGTGCCCGCAGGCGCCGGAGCGGGGGACCAACCAAGGCAGGGGTGAACGCGCCGGTCGGCGCGCGGGCGATTTCTTCCGCCCGAACCCGTCAACTAACCCCGTACGTGTGGAAGAAGGAGCAGTTCTTGCATCGTTCCATCCTCACCGGGTTGTTCGTGTGCATTCTCTCGGCGGCTCTGCCCGCCGTGGCGAGCGCGGACACGACCAGTGAACAGGGTGCTCCGGCCGTCGTGACGACGGCCGTGACGAGCGCCGCGCCCGCGCCGGGCGCCTCCGAGGTAGCGGCCCCCACCGAAGGCGCCGACCTCGTCATGTGGAACGCGTCATCCGCAAAGGCCGACGAGAGCACGACCGAGACGGTCGCCCCGGCCAAGCTGACGCGCTTCGCCCACCTCAGGAAGTTCGCCGGCGGGATCGCCGCCCGCGGCGCCGCCATGGCGTCGAGCCTGACCCGGAACGCCATGAAGTTCCTGGGCGTCCGGTACGCCTTCGGCGGGGAGTCGGCCTACGGGTTCGACTGCTCCGGCTACACCCAGCACGTCTTCGCGATGATGGGCATCCACCTGCCCCGGATGGCGGACGAGCAGTACTACGCCGGCAAGCGCATCACCGGCGCGCCAAAGGCAGGTGACCTCGTGTTCTTCCACACCTACGCGCCGGGCGTCTCGCACGTCGGAATCTCGCTGGGCGGCGACAAGTTCGTCCACGCCTCGTCGAGCCACGGCGTGATGGTCTCGACCCTCCACGACTCGTACTGGGGGCCGCGCTACCTCGGCGCCAAGCGCGTCGTCGAGTAACGTCGAAGCGATTTCGCTTCGCGAAATCGACGGGGCGGGCGCGACGCGTCGCGCCTGCGCAGCCGGCACGATAACGGAGAAACCCGTTACCTGACGGCGAAGATTCAGCTATGGACGCCGGCGACAACCAAGATCTGCAGCAGCGAGCGGCCAACGCCTATGTGGTGTGGCCGCTCGCCGTGCTCGATCTCTTCCGCGAGCCGGCCGACGCGACCGCGTGGTCGCGGCTTCACACGCGACAGGCGTTCGTCTACGGCGTTTTGGCGACGTTCGCGTATCTCGTGCTGCTCGCACTCCCGCTGCTGCTGCTGATCGTGATCCCGCCGCTCGCCGCCTCGACGACGGCGGTGGTCGTTCTCTACGCGCTCGGCATGCTGGCCGACTTGGTCGGCGCGTTCGTGCTCATCGGTCTCTCGCTCTCGTACCGCGAGCGAGCGCTCCGCGGGGAGCTGTTCGCGATCCCGTACGTCACGCCGCTCGCCGACCGCGTCTTTCGTTTGGAGCGCTGAGCGCGGCGAGGGAACCAGGACGGACCAGCGAAGCCGTCGCGTCGCGCGCAAAGGCGCACCCGAGCCGATGGGGCGTAGCCAAGCGGTAAGGCAGCGGACTTTGACTCCGCCATGCGTTGGTTCGAATCCAGCCGCCCCAGCACTCTGTTCGCTCGGCTCGATGTGGCGGAGTCGAAGGCCGCTGCCTTACCGCAGCGCAGGCGCTTGCGCCGGAGCGGCATTCAACTACCGGGGGTCCCCGGCGTGCTTGCACGACGGGGTTTTTCAGCGGACTTTGACTCCGCCATGCGTTGGTTCGAATCCAGCCGCCCCAGCACTTCGCTCCGTTACCGTCGCGCGAGCGAGCGGCCGCCGCAGGAACCGCGCCGCGCTCGCGCAAGGTGGTTTCATGTCGACGTCGTTCGGCGGCCGTCTGCGCCGCATCGTGGTCGCCTTCGCGTGCGCGGCGCTGTGCGCCGGGGCGCTCGTTGTCGCAACTCCGCTCGCCGCCTGGGCGGACGACGCCGTCGACGGGTTCAGCCGCGCGCAGTCGCTCTTCCACGAGCGGAAGTTTCGCGAAGCGATCACCGCGCTCGACACGTACATCACCGCGCACCCGCGCGACGCGCGCGCGATCGTGCTGCGCGGCGACTGCAAGGCCGACCTCGGCGACAACGACGCCGCGCTGAAAGACTACAACGCGGCGATCGGGATCGATCCGGAGTATCAGTACGCCTACACGACCCGCTGCGAGACGCGGCTCCAGCTCGACGATCTTGCCGGCGCGCTCGCCGACTGCAACACGGCCCTGCGCCTCGACGCGACCGACCCGCTCTCGTACGAGGACCGCGGCGACGTCTACTTCCAGCGCCAGTCGTACGCGCTGGCGTTGCAGGACTACGACAAGGCGATCGAGCTCGGGCGCACGGGCGCGTACGTGTTCGCGGCGCGCTGCGACACCGAACGGCTCGTCGGCAAGCGCAGCTTGGCGAAGCCCGATTGCGAGAAGGCGCTCGCGATCGATCCGAAGAGCCGGCGCGGGCTGTGGGCGCGCAGCCGCCTGGCGATGGTCGAGTCGCGGTACACCGACAGCATCGCCGACCTGAACGCGTACATCGCCTTGAACCCCGAGTCGTCGGACACCGCGTACTACTATCGCGGCTTGGCCTACAACCGGATCCACAGTTATCAAAGCGCGCTCGACGATCTGCGCACCTACGTCGGACGCCAGTCGAAGGACCCCGACGGCTACAAGGAGCGCGCGATCGCGCGCTACGGGGTCGGGGACAAGGCCGGCGCGCTGGCCGACCTCGACCTCGCGCTCAGCGGCTATCGCAGAGACGGCAACACCGCCGAAGCCGACCGCGTCGCGGCGATGGTGAAGGCGATCGGCGCGGGGCAGCCGCCGCAGCCGTGACCGCGAGCGCGGACGCGCTTGCGACGCTCCTCGACGCGTTCGGACGGCGCGACCTCGCCACGGCCGCCGATTGTTTCGCCGACGACGCCGCATATCGTGAGCCGCGCCGGCCGCCGCTGCTGGGCCGTGCCGCGATCGCTGCGCATTTCGCGCGCTTTTCCGCCGCCGCCGGGGACTGGCGCTTTGCAGTCGACGAGGTGATCTCCGACGGCCGGCGCGCGTGCGTGATCTACCGCTATGCGGCCGAAGGCGGCGGCGAGGCGGGGCGCGAACGCGCGGGGTGCGCGACCGTGCGCTTCAACGAGCACGGCCGGATTGCGGAATGGCGGGAGTACCAGGGATGAACGTCAACGGCAGCGCGTCTCAGCAGCATCACGAGGACCTCTCGATCCACGTGCACTTGATCGACGACACGCAAGTCTTCGAGCTCGTCGGCTCGCTCGACATCGCGACCTCGCCGACGGTGCGCGCCGCGCTGACGAGCGCCTCGGAACGCGGCAACCACCGGTTGATCGTCGACCTCACCCGCGTCGACTTCCTCGACTCGACGGGGCTCGGCGCGCTCATCGGCGGTCAGCGCCGCGCGAAGGAGTTCGACGGCGAGGTGCGGCTCGTCGCGAAGGAAGGCCAGATCCTGCGCCTGCTGCGCATCACCGGCCTCCTCAAAGTCTTCGCAGTCTATCCGACGCTCGATCAAGCCGTCGCGGACGGGCAGCGCGTAGGCGACCTCTAGTGCCTTCAGCCTCCGGCTGAAGCCTTCGCGTTCGGGGCTGCGCTCCGATCCGCCCTCGAGCGCAGACTCTCGTCCAGTAGCTCGACGACGTGCTTCACGGCGACGTGCGGCGCGCCGGCGCGGTCGAGCCCGTTGCGGACCTGCAGCGCGCAGCCCGGATTCGAGGTCGCGACGATCTCCGGCGCGACTTCCAAGATGCGATCGGTCTTGCGGCGCTGCAGACGCTGCGCCATCCCGGGCTGCGTGACGTTGTAGATTCCGGCCGATCCGCAGCACAGCGAGGACTCGTCCATCTCGCGCAGCTCGATCCCGGGGATCATCGCGAGCAAGCGGCGCGGCGGGGCGGTGATGCGCTGCGCGTGCGCGAGATGACACGCGTCCTGATAGGTCACGACGCCGCGCAGCGGGCCGAGCTTGCGCTGCGGCAGCCCGATCTCGTCGAGATACTCGAGCACGTCGCGCACCTTGGCGGAGAACGCGACCGCGCGGCTCTCCCATTCCGGATCGCCGTGGAAGAGATGGCCGTACTCTTTGAGCGCCGACCCGCAGCCCGCGGCGTTGACGACGTAGACGTCGGCGCCGCTGCGTTCGAAGGCTGCGATGTTGCGCTTGGCGAGCTCGCGCCCGCGCGGCATCTCGCCGGCGTGAACCGCGATCGCGCCGCAGCAGCCTTGGCCGCGCGGGACGATCGCCTCGACGCCGGCCGCGTTCAGCACGCGCACGGTCGCTTCGTTCCACGCCGCGAAGGCGACGTGCACGATGCAGCCGGCGTGCACGAACGCGGTCGCGCGCGCATACCCGGGTGGAGCGAAACGCTGGTCGCGCGGGACGAAGAAGCGCTCGGAGACGCGCGGCGCGAGCGCCTCCACGTCCTGCAGTCCGAGCGCGCGCAGCAGCCCCGTGCGCCGCACCAGCGCTTGCAAGCCGCTGCGCTGGTAGAGCTTCAGCAGCCGCGCGGCGGCGCGCATCGCCGCCATGCTCGCGAACAGCCAGCCGATCAACACGGCGCGGCCCAACCGCGCCCACCACG
This genomic window from Candidatus Eremiobacterota bacterium contains:
- a CDS encoding TIGR00159 family protein, with translation MTWPHIALHFTPVDAIDILATSVLTYYLLLLIRGTRAVQIMLGLFVLIVILAVSNLLHLLVLATLMQYLLLGTAVGLPIVFQPELRRGLEQLGRGRLFVRDRRAEDEIAAEQIRIVSRAGFVLARQKIGALIVIEQQTGMREYVESGTALDARLSLDLLLAIFNKTSPLHDGAVIVRDLLIEGAACFLPLSDNTIAVDRHVGTRHRAAVGLTEQADAVVVVVSEESGLISVARAGRLSVPIDDEERLRRVLAACLRPTRRRAQAEGGILANLLPRIPRAAQPPQEQLRT
- a CDS encoding phosphoglucosamine mutase → MGKYFGTDGVRGVANADLTPELAYAIGRAGAALIARDQSLERPIVVGRDTRLSGPMLEGAIVAGITSTGRNVVQLGIVPTPAVAAITASIEAAAGVMISASHNPIEDNGIKFFGADGFKLSDAVETEIESLIETHAELPRPTGLDVGIVTQTRGLIDNYFAKLVDAGADLRGWTIVVDGAFGAAYLVGPKIFERLGARVIALHCEDDGSRINVDCGATNLRALQERVREEIARTTGPVAGVAFDGDADRALFVDETGEVLNGDHAMLIVARDLDARGELPGDTVVGTVMANMGFEKALEREGIRLVRAAVGDRYVLEAMRAGGYRFGGEQSGHLIDLQRGTTGDGPMSAVALFSIAARTQRSLHELAAGLAVYPQVLLNVRVADKSIADHPTVRDAVASAERELASDGRILVRPSGTEPLVRVMVEAGDAARTRALAESVAAAIRGAAGGV
- a CDS encoding C40 family peptidase — protein: MWNASSAKADESTTETVAPAKLTRFAHLRKFAGGIAARGAAMASSLTRNAMKFLGVRYAFGGESAYGFDCSGYTQHVFAMMGIHLPRMADEQYYAGKRITGAPKAGDLVFFHTYAPGVSHVGISLGGDKFVHASSSHGVMVSTLHDSYWGPRYLGAKRVVE
- a CDS encoding tetratricopeptide repeat protein is translated as MSTSFGGRLRRIVVAFACAALCAGALVVATPLAAWADDAVDGFSRAQSLFHERKFREAITALDTYITAHPRDARAIVLRGDCKADLGDNDAALKDYNAAIGIDPEYQYAYTTRCETRLQLDDLAGALADCNTALRLDATDPLSYEDRGDVYFQRQSYALALQDYDKAIELGRTGAYVFAARCDTERLVGKRSLAKPDCEKALAIDPKSRRGLWARSRLAMVESRYTDSIADLNAYIALNPESSDTAYYYRGLAYNRIHSYQSALDDLRTYVGRQSKDPDGYKERAIARYGVGDKAGALADLDLALSGYRRDGNTAEADRVAAMVKAIGAGQPPQP
- a CDS encoding nuclear transport factor 2 family protein translates to MTASADALATLLDAFGRRDLATAADCFADDAAYREPRRPPLLGRAAIAAHFARFSAAAGDWRFAVDEVISDGRRACVIYRYAAEGGGEAGRERAGCATVRFNEHGRIAEWREYQG
- a CDS encoding STAS domain-containing protein; the protein is MNVNGSASQQHHEDLSIHVHLIDDTQVFELVGSLDIATSPTVRAALTSASERGNHRLIVDLTRVDFLDSTGLGALIGGQRRAKEFDGEVRLVAKEGQILRLLRITGLLKVFAVYPTLDQAVADGQRVGDL
- a CDS encoding (Fe-S)-binding protein, translating into MTPQAQDDATSARRGFVAPDVPPSDVFDRCVRCGLCLPTCPTYVETLVETSGPRGRIALIKSVAEQRLDLLSPGFVHQMSECLDCRACEAVCPSGVEYGKILEPARTQIVRAQGPARSWWARLGRAVLIGWLFASMAAMRAAARLLKLYQRSGLQALVRRTGLLRALGLQDVEALAPRVSERFFVPRDQRFAPPGYARATAFVHAGCIVHVAFAAWNEATVRVLNAAGVEAIVPRGQGCCGAIAVHAGEMPRGRELAKRNIAAFERSGADVYVVNAAGCGSALKEYGHLFHGDPEWESRAVAFSAKVRDVLEYLDEIGLPQRKLGPLRGVVTYQDACHLAHAQRITAPPRRLLAMIPGIELREMDESSLCCGSAGIYNVTQPGMAQRLQRRKTDRILEVAPEIVATSNPGCALQVRNGLDRAGAPHVAVKHVVELLDESLRSRADRSAAPNAKASAGG